Proteins encoded within one genomic window of Apis mellifera strain DH4 linkage group LG1, Amel_HAv3.1, whole genome shotgun sequence:
- the LOC409832 gene encoding 60S ribosomal protein L18a: protein MKAKGELKEFEVIGRKLPTEKEKSTPLYKMRIFAPDAIVAKSRFWYFLRQLKKFKKSTGEIVSLKQIPEKSPVKIKNFGIWLRYDSRSGTHNMYREYRDLSVSGAVTQCYRDMGARHRARAHSIQIIKVEVVKAANCRRPQVKQFHDSKIRFPLPKRIHHRNRMPLFSVRKPRTYFL from the exons ATGAAGGCAAAGGGGGAA ttgaaGGAATTTGAAGTAATCGGTCGTAAATTACcgactgaaaaagaaaaatctacaccattatataaaatgagaatatttGCACCTGATGCAATTGTTGCAAAATCTAGATTTTGGTATTTCTTGCGgcaacttaaaaaatttaaaaaatctacagGAGAAATTGTTTCATTGAAACAG ataccAGAAAAATCTCCAGTTAAAATcaagaattttggaatttggTTAAGATATGACTCTAGATCTGGAACTCATAATATGTATAGAGAATATAGAGATCTTTCTGTAAGTGGTGCTGTAACACAATGTTATAGAGATATGGGAGCTCGTCATCGTGCTCGTGCTCattctattcaaattattaaagttgAAGTTGTAAAGGCTGCAAATTGTAGAAGACCACAAGTCAAGCAATTCCATGATTCAAAAATCAGATTCCCATTACCAAAACGTATTCATCATAGGAATCGCATGCCACTTTTCAGTGTTAGAAAACCACGTACCTATTTcctctaa
- the LOC725028 gene encoding F-box only protein 6 produces the protein MGQFLDSNRHMTTRVMFDEKSENGLIVGGKYLPEELLAEIFCYVDYNSLLNCQLVCKLWKNLIQTYVWRKKAEIIFGRSLLFDKEVSWHTYYLMCKKKPFERNLIKNHSGEYGTQKWKILDEGGDRWKVENPPIGVSPLPNNEAIFKGNQFCFVTSYRRCTKAQVIDLEIEGLTSYVLDNLQPLIVVSEWYSCRWDCPAIYECKIKLLGEDNKIIDSFEFHDSIEEEKQNEWHQILHEFKNYGPGLRRICFCHGGTDKLFWAGHYGSKMAGACVCVKIPIVQFRNSEEINMLSNKNYNAKHISKKK, from the exons atgggTCAGTTTCTTGACAGTAATAGACACATGACTACTCGCGTAATGTTTGATGAAAAAAGCGAAAACGGATTAATTGTTGGTGGCAAATACTTACCAGAAGAATTATTAGCAGAAATTTTTTGCTATGTAGATTATAACTCTTTGTTAAATTGTCAATTGGTGTGTaaactttggaaaaatttaattcaaacttATGTTTGGCGTAAAAAagctgaaattatttttggtcGATCACTCCTTTTTGATAAGGAGGTTTCTTGGCATACATATTATCTTATGTGTAAAAAGAAACCTTTTGAAaggaatttgataaaaaatcattctgGAGAATACGGAAcgcaaaaatggaaaattcttgATGAAGGTGGTGATCGTTGGAAAGTAGAAAATCCTCCAATAGGAGTTTCACCTTTACCAAATAATGAAGctatttttaaaggaaatcAATTCTGTTTTGTTACTTCTTATAGAAGATGCACTAAAGCACAAGTAATTGATCTAGAAATTGAAGGATTGACATCGTATGTTTTAGACAATTTACAACCTTTAATAGTg gtAAGTGAATGGTATAGTTGTCGTTGGGATTGTCCAGCTATCTATGaatgtaaaatcaaattattaggagaagataataaaatcattgattCCTTTGAATTCCATGATagtattgaagaagaaaaacagaatGAATGGCATcag atattacatGAATTTAAGAACTATGGACCTGGACTTAGAAGAATTTGTTTTTGTCATGGCGGtactgataaattattttgggCAGGACATTATGGTAGCAAAATGGCAGGTGCCTGTGTATGTGTAAAAATTCCCATAGTTCAATTTCGCAACagtgaagaaattaatatgttatccaataaaa